The Streptomyces sp. NBC_00659 genomic interval CACCGCGCCGTCGTCCGGAACCGTGTTGGCGTACGGCGGAAGGAAGTCGACCGGTGTACGGATGGTGCACGGCGGACGGCCCTCGTGCGGAGGACGGCTGCCGTACGGCGTCGGGCCGCGGTCCGCGGCCGGGGCGCCGGACGGGGTGTCGTCCCGCGGACGCGGGACGTCGTGCGGAGCGCGGGCGTTGTACGGCGTGGAGCGCGGAGCGGAGTCCTGGTACGGCGAGGAGTTGCAGGGCGCAGCGGCAGTTGGAGAGGGAACCGGACGTGGAACCGCACAGGGAACCGGACGCGCAACCGGGCATGGGTGAACGGCACGTCGGCGACGGCGCGGCCTTCGGACCTCGCGTCGCTCCTCCGGCGGACCCGGGCGGCGGAGCGACCCCACTGGAGGGGCTCCTCGCCGCGGCGGTGCGCGGCCGGGCGGACGACGCGGCGGCGCAGACGCAGGCCGTGGCCGCCTTCCGCGCCGCGCGGGACGGCGGCGCGCACACCGCGCGCACCCGGCGGCGGGACGACTGGCGCCCCAAGGAGCAGGGGCGGCCGAGCCGTTCGCTGCGAGCCGTGTTCGCTGTACTGCTGGCCGGTCTGACGCTGGGCGGCGTCGCCGTCGCGGCCATCGGGCCGATCTCCCACGACGACGCCGGGCCCCGGGACCGGGCCGTGGCCCGTCCCTCCGCCGGCGCCTCCGACCGGTTCCCGGAGGCCGCGGCGCCGGTCGGCCCCGGCGCTCCCGGTGCCTTCGCCCCGGGCGGCTCCGTGAGCCGTCCGCCGTGGGACCGGGACACGGAGGCCCACTGCCGTGCGTACGCGTCGGTGAAGGGCCGGGGCGACGCCCTGGACGCTCGCGCCTGGCAGCGGCTTGTCGCGGCTGCAGGCGGCGAGGACAGGGTCGAGGCGTTCTGCGCCGAACAACTGACCGCGCACGCCGGGACGAAGGGTGCGCGGGGGGCGGGGAGCGCGGAGAACGCGAAGGGTACGGGGAAGTCCGGGAAGACGGACGGGACGCCGGTTCCGCGGAGCCCGGCCCCGACGCCGGCGAGGACCAGGAGCGGGCGGTAGGCACGGAGCGGCCGCGACAGGCGGGGCGGGAGGGGCCGGAAGGCCACCGGGCCGGGCGAGGCGGGCTTCGGCGGGGCGGGTCGGCCGCGAGGGCGGCGGGCGTGTCCGCCGGCCGGCGGCAGGCGTCGCTGCCGATGGCAACGGCCGGGGCCGCCACCCCCCACAGGAGAGGCCCCGACCGTCGCGCGGCACGGGCCGCGCGGCGACCCGTACTCTCTACAGCGCCGTGACTGCGTTTTGTGTCACACCTCGCACGGTCACCACGTAGTTGCACGTTGTACGAACATGGACGGGGAGCTGTTTCAGGCCGTAACGTGCCTTTCGCGCCGGTGCGGGGAGAGGGCGACCGCAACCACGAGGAACCTGGGACCACGACTGTGCGGTCTCGGGAACCACGACCACGTGGGGCCTGGGACCAGAACCGCGTGGGGCGGCAGACCACGACCACGCGGACCTGAGACCACAACCGTCCATCGAGGAACGCACGACGGCGAGAACCCGGTCCGCGAGAGCGACACCGGTCGAGGCGCAAAGAGGGGCGCGGGGGTGCTGGGGGACGACGCGGAGCTGACCGCCGCGGTACTTGCTGCACAGGACGGGGACGAGACCGCGTTCCGGACTGTGTACCGAGCTGTGCACCCACGCCTGCTCGGATACGTTCGAACGCTGGTCGGTGAGCCGGACGCCGAGGACGTCACGTCCGAGGCCTGGCTCCAGATCGCCCGTGACCTGGACCGCTTCAGCGGGGACGCGGACCGCTTCCGCGGCTGGGCGGCGAGGATCGCCCGCAACCGCGCGCTGGACCACATACGGATGCGCGGGCGCCGGCCCGCGATAGGCGGCGACGAGACCGAGCTGACCGGCAAGGCGGCCGACTCCGACACCGCGATCGAGGCCATGGAGGCGCTGTCCACCGGCAGCACCCTCTCGCTCATCGCCCAGCTCCCGCAGGACCAGGCGGAGGCCGTCGTCCTGCGGGTCGTGGTCGGCCTCGACGCCAAGTCGGCCGCCGAGACCCTCGGCAAGCGCCCCGGAGCCGTGCGGACGGCCGCGCACCGGGGTCTGAAACGGCTCGCGGAGCTGCTCGGCACCGATCCGGAATCCGTCGGCGCGCTCGACGCCGTTCCCCCGCAACGAGGTTCCCGCACCCGTGCGGTGACGTCCGCCGGTGTGACGCATACGCGTTCGCGGGCGCAGAAGGACATGTGATGGCCGACGAGCAGTACAGGTGGCTGGACCGGGACGCCGCGGAGCGTCTGCTGAACGGGGAGCCGCTGAAAGCCGTCGACCCCGGCACACGTGACCAGGTGGACCGCCTCGCCGCGGCCCTTGGCGCACTCGCCGCCGAACCCGAGCCGACCAGCGACGAACTCCCGGGCGAGGCAGCCGCGTTGGCCGCGTTCCGCAAGGCGCGCGCGGACGGCGACGGCGCCGCCGCGCAGCTCGGCCACCACCGCGCGCGCCCCGGAGCGCACGCCGCGGACGCCGGTCTCGTACGGATCGGACGCCCCGCCGCGCACGGACGCCGGACGCGCTGGGGACGGCCCACCCGGTTCGGGCTCGCCTCGGTGCTGGCCGTCGGGATGCTCGGCGGGGTCGCCGTCGCGGCCGGAACCGGAGTCCTGCCGACCCCGTTCACCCGTGAACACCCGGGCCCGGCCGCGACGGTCACGGCGGTACGGACCCCGGACCGTCCGCTCGTCTCGCCCTCGCCCTCGCCGTCACCCGGAGTCTCCGGCGGAAACGGCCCCGTGCTGCCGGTGCCTGACGGTCCGTCGGGCACACCGTCCGGCGACGCCTCCTCGTCCGCGGGACCCGGCTACGCGAGTGGTCTGCCACGGCCCGACGGCACCGGGAGCGCCGACCGCACCCGCGAGTGGTGGTCCCGGACGCGTTCGTACTGCCGTGACATCCTCGACGGCAAGGACCTCGACGCGGACCGCAGGCGCGTCCTGGAGCATGTGGCGGGCGGCGGCGCCCGGGTGAGGCTGTACTGCTCGGGCGTCCTCGGCCGCGGATCGGGCGGAGACACCGGCGACGGCGGTTCGGACGGCGGCGGCGAGCAGGGGTCGGGGCACGACTCCGGCCAGGGCGATCAGGGGGACTCGGGCGGCGGTGACGACGACGGCCACCACATAGGGCCGGGCGGCAACCACCCCCGGGACAACGGTGTCAGCACCCCGTCCGTACGGCGTCCGGGACTGACTCCGCTCCTGCCGGCCGCTCCGACGCGGCCCCCGCTGCCGAGCGCGACGCCGAGGACGACGCCCGGCCCGTCGGCCGGCACGTCTTCGTGAACGGCCGTTCCCGCAGGCACTGATCGGGCCACGGGCTTCCCGGCCGACTCGCTGTCGTGCCGTCAGCCCTGTGGCCGACACACTGTCGTGCCGTCAGCCGTGTCGTCCACCCGTTGTCGCGCCGTCAGCTCCGTGGCGGATGCCCCGTCACGCTGTCGGCCGTCCGGCCCGACGTGCCGCCGCGCTGTCAGATCTCCGGCCCTACGCGCCCCGAAACCTCGCTGACCTGCGCTTTCGTGTTTCGTTGAAAATTTTATCGGCTGGGTGTGACGTTTTCGGCTGCCACGACGCAGTACGTGATGAGCCGACTGGTCATCGGCCGTAGCACGGAGCCGGGGTTCCCCCCGTACCCATGGCTCTGTGCAACTGGCGCGGGCGGGACACGTTCCCCCGGTCCCGCCCGCGCCCCACTCTCTCCCCTCGCGCAGGGGACCGTCACCAGTAGACGACGACCTTGTCGCCCATGCGGACCTGCGCGAACAGCGCCGCCACCTTGCTCTCGTCCCGCACGTTGACGCACCCGTGCGAGGCGCCGTAGTAGCCGCGGGCCGCGAAGTCCGAGGAATAGTGCACCGCTTGGCCACCGCTGAAGAACATCGCGTACGGCATCGACGTGTGGTAGATCGTCGACACATGGTGGCGCGACTTGAAGGAGACGCTGAACACCCCTTCGCGGGTGGGCGTGTACTGCGAGCCGAACCGGACGTCCATCTCCGAGACCGTCCTGCCGTCGATCATCCAGCGCAGGGTGCGGCTCGTCTTGCTGACGCACAGCACACGGCCCTTCATACAGCGCGGGTCGGGCTTCGCGGCCGGCTGCCCGCCGTACGGATACAGCTCCCAGGCGGCCGGTTCGTGCGTCATCCTCCGCAGCCGCTGCCAGGTCACGGCGTCCAGAGAACCGGTGCGCGGGAGCCCCCGCTTGCCCTGGAACCCCTTCACGGCCGCGGTCGTCCGGGCGTCGTACGTCCCCGTCGGCGGGGTGATCAGCCAGGCGACCTGGTGCAGCCGGGCCTGCGCCCTGCGGACGTCGTCGCCGCGGTCGCCCCGGGACCAGAGGACCTTGGCGGGCTCGGGGGCGGGCCGGTCCTCGTCCTTCCCCGCACCCGTGGAGCCGGACGTGCCGGATGTGCCGTCCTTGCCGTCCTCGCCCTTCGAGGGGGAGGCGGGCTTGCCGTCGTCCTTCCCCCTCGCGCCGGGAGGCGAGCCGGCCGAACCGTCGATCCTCACCGGCGACTTCTTCCCCTCCGCGTCCACCGCGTGCGCCGTGCAGCCGCTCACCACGGCGAACACCGCGAGCGCGGCCAGCGATCTCTTCAAGCCGGTCGTACGCATCCGTACCCCTGTTCCACCCGTCCTGTCGTGCACATCAGGCCCCCGTCCCGCCGTCGTGTCACCTGAGATGCTCCCCGCGGGTGACCGGTTGCGAACTGGGCGGCATGGTGGAAGAGAACCACGGAACGAGCCGCCGTACGGCGGAAGAGCGGCGGAAAACGAGCTCGCGGACTACTCCCTGGGCGACGCCCCGGCGCGGGTCCTCCACCGGGTGCGCCCCGGCCGCTACCGGAATCCCTTCGCAGCGCATCGGCCTTCGGGCCGGTGGTGAAGCGAATCTGATGGCTGTGGCGCGAAGTGTCACGGGCGGTCAAAGGACTGGCGCGCACCAGGCCGGCCAAGAGCGTGCATGACGCGGGCTGGGCACGGTTCGTGCACATGCTGGTGTACAAGGCCGCCCGGTACGGGCGCGTCCTGGTCAGGACCGGCCGGTTCGAGCCGACCTCGCGGACCTGCTCGGCCTGCGGTGTCGAAGACGGCCCCGAACCTCTGCATGTCCGAGAATGGACCTGCACCGCCCGCGGCGCCGTCCACGACCGGGACCACAACGCCGCGATCAACGTCAGAACGGCCGCCGGACTGGCGGTGACAGCCTGCGGAGCGCCGGTAGGACCAGGACTCGTCCCGGCACAGCGCGAAGAAACAGGAAGCCACGGAAGCCCGCCCGACACCCGTGCCGCATAGCGGCACAGAGGCCGAGCGAGCAGGCCGGAATCTCCCTCCTCCGGGAGGGAGAGCAAGTCAAAGTCCGTCGCGCCGAGGTCGTCGGGTCGTCGGCGTATTCCTGTCATCGGGCCGCTCCACGGGAGGCACAGCAATGACGCGCGAATCCGAGTCCGGACTGCCCATCGAACCGCTCTACGGCCCCGAGGCCCTGGAGGGCTGGGACCCGGCCGAGAAACTCGGCGCGCCCGGCGCGTACCCCTTCACCCGCGGCGTGTACCCCTCGATGTACACGGGCCGCCCGTGGACCATGCGCCAGTACGCGGGATTCGGCACGGCCGTGGAGTCCAACGCCCGCTACCGGCAGCTCATCGCCCACGGCACGGCGGGCCTGTCGGTCGCCTTCGACCTGCCCACCCAGATGGGCCACGACTCGGACGCCCCGCTCGCGCACGGCGAGGTCGGCAAGGTCGGTGTGGCCATCGACTCGGTCGACGACATGCGTGTCCTGTTCGCCGGGATCCCGCTGGACAAGGTCTCCACCTCGATGACGATCAACGCGCCCGCCGCGCTGCTGCTGCTCATGTACCAGCTCGTCGGCGAGGAACAGGGCGTCTCCGCGGACCAGTTGACGGGCACGGTCCAGAACGACGTCCTCAAGGAGTACATCGCCCGCGGCACGTACATCTTCCCGCCCAAGCCGTCCCTGCGGCTGATCGCGGACATCTTCAAGTACTGCGGGGCCGAGATCCCGAAGTGGAACACGATCTCGATCTCGGGCTACCACATGGCCGAGGCGGGGGCCTCTCCCGCACAGGAGATCGCGTTCACGCTCGCCGACGGCATCGAGTACGTCCGTACGGCCGTCGCCGCCGGCATGGACGTCGACGACTTCGCCCCCCGCCTCTCCTTCTTCTTCGTCGCCCGTACGACGATCCTGGAGGAGGTCGCCAAGTTCCGTGCCGCACGCCGGATCTGGGCCCGGGTGATGCGGGACGAGTTCGGCGCGAAGAACCCCAAGTCGCTGATGCTGCGCTTCCACACCCAGACGGCGGGCGTCCAGCTCACCGCGCAGCAGCCCGAGGTGAACCTCGTCCGGGTCGCGGTCCAGGGCCTCGCCGCGGTCCTCGGCGGCACCCAGTCGCTGCACACCAACTCCTTCGACGAGGCCATCGCGCTGCCCACCGACAAGTCCGCGCGACTGGCCCTGCGCACCCAGCAGGTGCTGGCCTACGAGACGGACGTGACGGCGACGGTCGATCCCTTCGCCGGCTCGTACGTCGTCGAGAGCATGACCGACGACGTCGAGGCGGCGGCCGTCGATCTCATGACGCGGATCGAGGACCTGGGCGGCGCGGTCGGGGCCATCGAGCACGGATTCCAGAAGGGCGAGATCGAGCGCTCCGCCTACCGGGTCGCCCAGGAGACCGACTCCGGCGAGCGCGTGGTGGTCGGCGTCAACCGCTTCCAGCTCGACGCGGAGGAGCCGTACGAACCGCTGCGCGTCGACCCGGCCATCGAGGCACAGCAGGCCGAACGCCTCGCCCGGCTCCGCGCCGAGCGCGACCAGGAGGCCGTCGACACCGCCCTCGCCGCCCTGAAGAAGGCCGCCGAGGGCACGGACAACGTCCTGTACCCGATGAAGGACGCCCTGCGCGCCCGCGCGACGGTCGGCGAGGTCTGCAACGCCCTGCGCGGGATCTGGGGGACGTACGTACCGTCGGACGCCTTCTGACCTGGGCGATCCTTCATCGTCGCCGACCGCAGGCACGACGGGGTCCTGCTCCACCGGGACCCCGTCGGCGGCAAGTACGCGGCCTCCGAGCGCTACAAGCGGGGCCAGAGCGTTCCGGTCCCCGAATCCGTCGGCGTCGTTCTCGACCTCTCCGTGGACACGCTCCTCGACGGTGACTGACCTGCGAGACACCTCTGCCCGTTGTCGTAGCCGCGTGCGACACTCGCTCTCATGCTTGGTGTCATCGATCTCCCCACCTATCTCGCGGGTCTTGTCCTGATCGTCCTCCTGCCGGGGCCGAACTCGCTGTACGTGCTGTCCGTCGCCGCCCGCAACGGCGTCCGTACGGGATATACCGCCGCCGCGGGTGTGTGGTGCGGGGACACCGTGCTGATGACACTGTCCGCGGCCGGTGTGGCGTCGCTGCTCCAGGCGAACGCGGTGTTGTTCAGCATCGTGAAGTACGCCGGTGCGGGATATCTGACCTGGCTGGCGGTCGGGATGCTGCGCGCCGCGTGGGCGATGTGGCAGGCCCGGCGGGAGCCGGTCGCCGAGAGCGCGGAGACCGAGGCGGCGGGGGAGCGGCCGTTCCGGCGGGCGCTGGTGATCAGCCTGTTCAACCCGAAGGCGATCCTGTTCTTCGTCGCCTTCTTCGTTCAGTTCGTGTCAGAGTCCAACCCGCTGCTCGGGTTCGTCGTGCTGGGGGCGCTAGCCCAGGTAGCGAGCGTGCTGTACCTGAGTCTGCTGATCTTCAGCGGGTCCCGCTTGGCGGCTGCCTTCCGCCGACGGCAGAGGCTAGCGGCCGGGGCCACCTCGGCGGCCGGGGCGCTGTTCCTCGGGTTCGCGGTGAAGCTCTCCCTGGCAAGCGTGTAGGGGGCTGGTGTGTCTCACGTTGACGATGCTGCGGCCCTGTTCGCCCGCTTGAGCCTCCAGGAGCAACAGGAGGCGCTAGGAGCCTTGGGCCTGCCCGAGAGGCTCCCGAAGGGGCCCCAGGAGCCTTCCAAGGTCACCCCGTTCTCCGCCCTTGCCAGCACGCCCAGCAGGCGGAAGCGGCAGCCAATCACTGTGAAGGCCGTGGCTACCTCCAACTGGCCTTCGGCGCAAGGTGAGTTGAGCCCCTAGAGGGCGGCCCCTGTAAGGCGGCCACAGAGCAACACCCTTTAGGGGCCCCCGACTTGCTTCGGGAACGGCCTCTTCTTTGCGTTCCAGGGCCGCCTATAGGCTGCCCGCTAGCGGGCCCTTGCGGGGCCCGTAGTGGCGACGGGAGTACGTGAACGATGAATCGCTATCAAGCGGGCATACCTGGGGACGTATGGGAGTTCGTGCTAAACGACATCCGCTGGCAAGTGCTGAAAATGGATGACGGGACGTTCATGGTCCAGGGCGGGGATTTCATGTTCAGCGGGTGTGCCGATGAGTACGTGGCCATGCGCGCCATCATGGTGCGCCTAGCGGCGCTGCAAGGGCAGTCGATAGACCTCGACTGTTAACCCCCAAGGAACGCCACAAAGGCCCCCAGGGGGGCCGGAAACACGAATGGGGCCCCGCCTTACGGCGGGGCCCTTACGCGTGCCCCTGGAGGCCACACAGACTTAGCTACTTACTTACCTACCGACACCCTTAGTCGGTTAAACAACGACCGGCGGAGCATCCGGCGGGGAGCCGACCGGCCCCAGGTTGAGAGGCTGCGTAGGGGCGCCGGTATAGCTAACTCCAGTTGTCACCCATCCTGATCAGTCGCTTCTTAACATCGTGCGGAATGATCAACTGCCCCAACAGTTCCCCATCTTCCTGCTTTCCGAGTTCGAAAGTGATTCCGGCACTCAGTAGGTCCTTTTCCATGGCCTCTACGCCACCAGCCTCCCAATGCTGCCTGTATGTCATGCCGGTGCTTTCGTAGATCCACCTGTCCTTTGTGGATTCCGGGTCGATCTTCGCCAAGTCTTTTTTGAGCGCGACTAGTGTGGCCTCTGCCGTCTCTCGCATGAACGCAGAGTCAACAAACATCCCCCGGGGCGCCAGTCCAGCCATGTAGTACCTAATGGTGTCTTCCAGCCGCTTGCGCTCTCGCCTGTTCTCGTCACCTCGGGCGTACTCACGGCGGATCACCTCGTAATCCCCCAGGGCCTCAAAGACGGCCTGCGCCAGAGCCGAGTACACATGCTCAGGGTCCGGTGTCACGAATCCGGGCTTCCGACAATCGGGGCACCGCAAGTATCGGTACTCCTTCACTTCGCCAGTAGAAAGGGTCTTGTAGTTATTCGTTTCGTTAACGTTCCTACCGCACTGGTGTTTCATGACGCCGAGGAACCTGGTAGGACGACGATTCTTCTCATGATGACGCTTGTTCTTCGAACGGGTGGCAAGAGCCGCTTGCACGCTGTCATGCTCGGCGCCTTCGCCCAGCTCGCGAGCGTCCTTTACCTGACCGCGCTGATATTCAGCGGTACGCGCCTCGCGGCCGCCTTCCGCAGGCGCAAGCGCCTCTCCGCGGGTGCCACGACGGCCGCCGGCGCTCTCTTCCTCGGCTTCGCGGTCAAGCTCACGCTCGCCAGCGCCTAGCCCGCGATCGGGCAGCCGGCGCTCGGCCACCGCGAGGGAGGAGCCGCGGTGGCCGAGCCCGAGTTGCCGGGTCCGGATCCATCGCGGCGGGCCTCGCCGCGATGGATCCGGGTGGACAGGCCGAGCATGCCGACGGCGACGGGGAACCGCTCCGGCGCGGAAACGCTCCGCCGACGGCGTGCGCGGCCGGATCGAGGTTCGCTACCGAATCGGCTGAGCCGGCGTCACAGCGATCCGCCCGGCAGCCGCGCCGTCGTCCGCCGGGAGGCGCGGGCGCCGCGGATCGCGCGGGTGAGGACCGGCGGCAGCACGTCGGCGGCGATCCGCTTGGTGCGGCGGCGCCAGGTGACCGGACGCCGGGACACCGACGCCCTCCCGGGGCTCGTCCCGCCGCCGTCGGCTTCCCCGGTGTGGTGTCGCGAGTACGGGAACGGCGGCGCCTCCATGTTCTTGCTCTTGAGGCGGATGATCGGGTGTCCTGCCGCCTGCTGGACGCTCAGGTGGCAGTCCTCCCGTCCGCGCACCATGCTCAGCAGCTCCTCCTGGACGGCCGAGGAGTCGCCCCAGGTCCCGTAGAGCTTCTGGGTGCTCAGACATATGGGGCGCAGCCCCCGGTTGAGTACGGCCTCCCACGCGGCTATGGAGACGCCCGGAGTGTGCTCCGAGCGGAAGTCGTCCAGGACGACGATGCCGTCGGGCTGCAGGAGGTCGTGGGCGGCGCCGATGTCCCCGTACACGTGCTCGTACAGGTGCGAGGCGTCGATGTGGACGAACCGGCAGGAGCGGGGCTCGACTTCGTCCGGCACCCGCGAGCTGGGGCCCGGCAGGACGCGGGGCAGCTCGTCGTGGAAGGAGAGGTAGTTCTCCTCGAAGGCCCGCTGGGTGAGCGCGCTGTACGACTTCGTCGACTCCGCCCGGTTGGCGCCGTCGGGCGCGTCGCCTTCGAAGAGGTCGCACACGGTGTACCCCTCTCCGGGCTGCCGATGCTGCCCGAGGAGGATCGCGCTCTTGCCCATGTACACGCCGACTTCAAGGAGGTCGCCCCGGATGCCGGCGGCTTTCTGCCGTTCCAGGAACCATGTGAACAGCATCTGATCGAGAACGGGAAACCACCCGGGGACGTCGTCGAGTCGGCGGGGTGGGCGTTTCGTGTCCTGTGCGGCAGTCATGAGGAGATCGCTCCCTTGCACTGACGGGCGGAAAGGCGACCCCGGTCTGTGAGGCGCCTGTGGTTCAGTCGTGAACGTTCAGCATCTGCCCGAAGGGCCCTGGGCAAACCAGGGTCCAAATGAACTGCGGGCCAATTTCAGGTTGAGCGGAGACGGGCACGGGTCCGGGCCTGGCGGAGGCTCGTTCAGGTTCAGGTTGAGCGGAGATCGGTACGGGCGCATGTCGTCCCTCCTCCCGGCAGCGCGTCGGAGGAAGTCGGAGGAAGGACGACATCCAGCTCGCCCTGGACCGCCGGTGGCCGTCAGAGGCGCTTCGGGGGCGATGTGTCCGCCCGGGGTGCCGTCCGTGCCGGGCCGACCGACAGGAAGGTGCTGCGGCCGACCAGCCGGCCGTCCTCCTTGCCGCCCAGCGCGTAGACGCCGGTCTCCAGCAGAAGCGTGGTCTTCGGGGCGATGACGAGACGGCCGCGCCGGTCGTCGCCGTCCAGCTCGGCGGCCGTTCCGGTCCGTCCCGCGGC includes:
- a CDS encoding RNA polymerase sigma factor; the protein is MLGDDAELTAAVLAAQDGDETAFRTVYRAVHPRLLGYVRTLVGEPDAEDVTSEAWLQIARDLDRFSGDADRFRGWAARIARNRALDHIRMRGRRPAIGGDETELTGKAADSDTAIEAMEALSTGSTLSLIAQLPQDQAEAVVLRVVVGLDAKSAAETLGKRPGAVRTAAHRGLKRLAELLGTDPESVGALDAVPPQRGSRTRAVTSAGVTHTRSRAQKDM
- a CDS encoding L,D-transpeptidase family protein gives rise to the protein MRTTGLKRSLAALAVFAVVSGCTAHAVDAEGKKSPVRIDGSAGSPPGARGKDDGKPASPSKGEDGKDGTSGTSGSTGAGKDEDRPAPEPAKVLWSRGDRGDDVRRAQARLHQVAWLITPPTGTYDARTTAAVKGFQGKRGLPRTGSLDAVTWQRLRRMTHEPAAWELYPYGGQPAAKPDPRCMKGRVLCVSKTSRTLRWMIDGRTVSEMDVRFGSQYTPTREGVFSVSFKSRHHVSTIYHTSMPYAMFFSGGQAVHYSSDFAARGYYGASHGCVNVRDESKVAALFAQVRMGDKVVVYW
- a CDS encoding acyl-CoA mutase large subunit family protein yields the protein MTRESESGLPIEPLYGPEALEGWDPAEKLGAPGAYPFTRGVYPSMYTGRPWTMRQYAGFGTAVESNARYRQLIAHGTAGLSVAFDLPTQMGHDSDAPLAHGEVGKVGVAIDSVDDMRVLFAGIPLDKVSTSMTINAPAALLLLMYQLVGEEQGVSADQLTGTVQNDVLKEYIARGTYIFPPKPSLRLIADIFKYCGAEIPKWNTISISGYHMAEAGASPAQEIAFTLADGIEYVRTAVAAGMDVDDFAPRLSFFFVARTTILEEVAKFRAARRIWARVMRDEFGAKNPKSLMLRFHTQTAGVQLTAQQPEVNLVRVAVQGLAAVLGGTQSLHTNSFDEAIALPTDKSARLALRTQQVLAYETDVTATVDPFAGSYVVESMTDDVEAAAVDLMTRIEDLGGAVGAIEHGFQKGEIERSAYRVAQETDSGERVVVGVNRFQLDAEEPYEPLRVDPAIEAQQAERLARLRAERDQEAVDTALAALKKAAEGTDNVLYPMKDALRARATVGEVCNALRGIWGTYVPSDAF
- the leuE gene encoding leucine efflux protein LeuE, whose amino-acid sequence is MLGVIDLPTYLAGLVLIVLLPGPNSLYVLSVAARNGVRTGYTAAAGVWCGDTVLMTLSAAGVASLLQANAVLFSIVKYAGAGYLTWLAVGMLRAAWAMWQARREPVAESAETEAAGERPFRRALVISLFNPKAILFFVAFFVQFVSESNPLLGFVVLGALAQVASVLYLSLLIFSGSRLAAAFRRRQRLAAGATSAAGALFLGFAVKLSLASV
- a CDS encoding class I SAM-dependent methyltransferase; this translates as MTAAQDTKRPPRRLDDVPGWFPVLDQMLFTWFLERQKAAGIRGDLLEVGVYMGKSAILLGQHRQPGEGYTVCDLFEGDAPDGANRAESTKSYSALTQRAFEENYLSFHDELPRVLPGPSSRVPDEVEPRSCRFVHIDASHLYEHVYGDIGAAHDLLQPDGIVVLDDFRSEHTPGVSIAAWEAVLNRGLRPICLSTQKLYGTWGDSSAVQEELLSMVRGREDCHLSVQQAAGHPIIRLKSKNMEAPPFPYSRHHTGEADGGGTSPGRASVSRRPVTWRRRTKRIAADVLPPVLTRAIRGARASRRTTARLPGGSL